One genomic segment of uncultured Desulfobacter sp. includes these proteins:
- a CDS encoding aldehyde ferredoxin oxidoreductase family protein, with protein sequence MKGFFNQVLYVNLSNQKAEIKCVDQAVYENFLGGKGLATWLLTELNPPGIDPLSPENRLIFATGAVTGTATWGSSRYGVFTKSPLTGLYAESYSGGKVPEAIAATGFDAIVIHGRSDGLTLMEITPEGAFFHDARHLAGKDTFETESAVKAGFSDKYPKGWKTGLSVIGPAAEAGVKFSIIKNDGWRCAGRAGTGTVMGSKNLKAIVFSGNKKREVFDKKGLTRLAKAMAAEAKDHPVAKAYKSMGTSQMVKIMNNAGAFPTRYWTKGYAPHWEKISADALHNQCDVTPHACAKCYLSCGRMTKVTQGPHKGLVLEGPEYETLYTFGGLCMVEEVEEIVRLNHVCDSLGIDTITAGNLAAFAMMAHEQGKSDYAIQFGDARAIEELLIKIATNEAGIGRTLAQGIRHAAAVFGMEDQAIHVKGMEPAGYDPRVLKGMGLAYAASDRGACHLRTTFYKPELSGMIDPKQTKDKAKLLIDFEDRLTLFDTMILCKFYRDLYPWELLEEMITAATGIDGSKENLSNIALNVAAKAREFNLREGMTPNDETLAPAFFTPLKDSGAAITKDEMDFMLSDYHKIRNWNDER encoded by the coding sequence ATGAAAGGTTTTTTTAATCAGGTTCTTTACGTGAATCTGTCTAATCAGAAGGCCGAGATTAAATGTGTGGATCAGGCGGTTTACGAAAATTTTCTGGGGGGCAAGGGGCTTGCCACCTGGCTGTTGACAGAGCTGAACCCGCCGGGTATTGATCCCCTTTCGCCGGAAAATCGGTTGATCTTTGCCACGGGCGCTGTAACGGGCACCGCCACCTGGGGCAGTTCCAGGTACGGGGTTTTTACCAAATCGCCTTTGACCGGTCTCTATGCCGAGTCCTATTCCGGGGGCAAGGTACCTGAAGCTATTGCCGCCACAGGCTTTGACGCCATTGTCATCCACGGCAGGTCAGATGGCCTGACCCTGATGGAAATCACCCCGGAAGGAGCCTTTTTCCACGACGCCCGTCATCTTGCCGGCAAAGACACCTTTGAAACCGAGTCTGCCGTCAAAGCCGGATTCAGCGACAAATACCCCAAAGGATGGAAAACCGGACTCAGTGTAATCGGCCCTGCAGCCGAGGCCGGAGTCAAATTTTCCATCATTAAAAACGATGGATGGCGGTGTGCGGGACGGGCCGGCACCGGCACGGTCATGGGTTCAAAGAACCTGAAAGCCATTGTTTTTTCCGGCAACAAAAAACGGGAGGTTTTTGATAAAAAAGGGCTGACCCGACTTGCCAAGGCCATGGCTGCCGAGGCCAAGGATCACCCTGTCGCCAAGGCTTACAAGTCCATGGGTACCTCCCAGATGGTAAAAATCATGAACAATGCCGGAGCGTTTCCCACCCGGTACTGGACCAAAGGATACGCCCCCCACTGGGAAAAGATATCGGCTGATGCCTTGCACAACCAATGCGACGTCACCCCCCATGCCTGCGCCAAATGCTATCTTTCCTGCGGCCGGATGACAAAGGTCACCCAGGGGCCCCACAAAGGACTGGTGCTGGAAGGACCGGAGTATGAAACCCTATACACCTTTGGCGGCCTGTGCATGGTAGAGGAGGTGGAAGAGATTGTCCGGCTCAACCATGTCTGCGACAGCCTGGGGATAGACACCATTACTGCCGGCAATCTGGCAGCTTTTGCCATGATGGCCCACGAACAGGGAAAATCTGACTATGCCATTCAATTCGGTGACGCCCGGGCCATCGAAGAACTGCTTATCAAAATTGCGACCAATGAAGCGGGCATCGGCCGGACCCTGGCCCAGGGTATTCGTCACGCCGCCGCAGTTTTCGGTATGGAGGACCAGGCTATTCATGTCAAAGGCATGGAACCGGCAGGCTACGACCCTAGGGTACTCAAAGGCATGGGCCTGGCCTATGCCGCTTCGGACCGGGGCGCCTGCCATTTGCGGACTACCTTTTACAAGCCGGAATTGTCCGGCATGATCGATCCCAAGCAGACAAAGGACAAGGCAAAACTCCTTATTGATTTTGAAGACAGACTTACCCTGTTCGACACAATGATCCTGTGTAAATTTTACCGGGACCTCTACCCCTGGGAACTGCTTGAAGAAATGATCACGGCGGCAACAGGTATAGACGGATCAAAGGAAAACTTGTCGAACATTGCCCTGAACGTAGCAGCCAAAGCCAGGGAATTCAACCTGAGAGAAGGCATGACCCCAAACGACGAGACCCTGGCACCGGCTTTTTTCACGCCGCTTAAAGACTCAGGGGCCGCCATAACCAAGGATGAAATGGATTTTATGCTCAGTGACTACCACAAAATTCGGAACTGGAATGACGAAAGGTAA
- a CDS encoding TIGR04076 family protein encodes MKDKILIKVIDRLGKKGCHRGHKLGDCFDFDSERGNLCPMAMHCAFPYIDILRYGGKLPLSREGDIRFCCSDSDTALVFKLEIVKSGR; translated from the coding sequence ATGAAGGATAAAATACTCATTAAAGTTATCGACAGGCTGGGAAAAAAAGGTTGCCACAGGGGACATAAATTAGGCGATTGTTTTGATTTTGACTCGGAAAGAGGAAATTTATGCCCTATGGCAATGCACTGCGCTTTCCCATATATTGACATTTTAAGATACGGCGGTAAGCTACCGTTAAGCCGAGAGGGAGATATTCGTTTTTGCTGCTCTGATTCAGACACAGCTCTGGTTTTTAAGTTAGAGATCGTAAAATCGGGGAGGTAG
- the rnk gene encoding nucleoside diphosphate kinase regulator — protein sequence MEKEILVTEFDLERLESLLDMCWGSSSFDEENLESLQKKIFNCIVVPPAFIPNNIITMNSTFTVENEVTKEKKTYTLVFPEDADIRGNKISILAPIGIAILGHKVGESIEWIAPSGLKKMEFIEIHYQPETCGQFKL from the coding sequence ATGGAAAAGGAAATATTGGTAACGGAGTTTGATTTAGAGCGTTTGGAAAGCCTTTTGGATATGTGCTGGGGCAGTAGCAGTTTTGATGAAGAAAATTTAGAGTCCCTGCAAAAAAAGATATTCAATTGTATTGTTGTGCCGCCTGCATTCATTCCGAATAATATTATTACAATGAATTCGACCTTCACTGTTGAAAATGAGGTCACCAAGGAGAAAAAGACCTATACTCTGGTTTTTCCGGAGGATGCAGATATCAGAGGTAACAAAATTTCGATCCTGGCTCCCATAGGTATTGCAATCCTTGGGCATAAAGTGGGGGAATCCATAGAATGGATTGCCCCCTCCGGGTTGAAAAAAATGGAATTCATAGAAATTCATTATCAACCTGAAACCTGCGGACAGTTCAAGTTGTGA
- a CDS encoding sensor histidine kinase: MIEEKAALYLTNQAKRNAEVIKQFMIGRVNDIRLISNIWDISETNFNDHIGQIANDQHRPYVDFFIMTQYGQLVFSTGEGKIDLKILEMAACDTRSWQGIKMSKIFSVTKDNDDIPVLMLSKPLSSGTVTQGGHFLYCLVDFSAISKLLKENNMEDTGEVYLVNKEGLFLSTSRFGAKPLETKISMKKQLPEGNLPAYQAIDYRGKSVLQARQNVDPFGWIVMADQDMVEILNRIKALEKKAFFYALITGGLVLVLAFFISTSIANMVKEKYQREKQMEFQAIQKEKLASMGLLTSGLAHELNTPLANALLYTQIALEEMEEQPFDKESISQHLLTVIDEIKHGSSVIKNLLYFSRHTQSDLQTVNCNDLLTKLMEITIPHCDAKNIHVEMTLMPDIPDVLADPSTLQSIVTNLVANAIEAMPDGGVLTLSTRYIPVLKLVKIEVTDSGIGICQEDMSNIFNPFYSTKKPGEGTGLGLFISYEMARKLGGDLKVVSSTQDDASKPGTNFTLELPTGD, from the coding sequence ATGATTGAAGAAAAGGCGGCTTTATATTTAACCAATCAGGCCAAAAGAAACGCTGAAGTCATTAAACAGTTCATGATAGGGCGAGTGAATGATATTCGTCTGATCAGTAATATTTGGGATATTTCAGAAACAAATTTCAACGATCATATTGGTCAAATAGCCAATGATCAGCATAGACCTTATGTAGACTTTTTCATCATGACGCAATATGGGCAACTCGTCTTCAGTACAGGAGAAGGAAAGATTGATTTAAAAATTCTGGAGATGGCGGCATGCGATACACGATCCTGGCAGGGAATCAAAATGTCCAAGATATTCAGCGTGACTAAAGACAATGATGATATCCCTGTATTGATGCTGTCAAAACCCCTATCATCGGGGACAGTCACACAAGGTGGGCATTTTTTATATTGCCTGGTCGATTTTAGCGCAATAAGTAAGTTGCTCAAAGAAAATAATATGGAGGATACCGGCGAAGTCTATTTGGTTAACAAAGAAGGATTGTTTTTATCCACATCCCGATTTGGCGCCAAACCCCTTGAAACCAAGATTTCAATGAAAAAACAATTACCCGAAGGTAATTTGCCTGCATATCAGGCCATTGACTATCGGGGTAAATCTGTTCTGCAGGCCAGACAGAATGTCGACCCTTTTGGCTGGATCGTAATGGCAGATCAGGACATGGTAGAGATACTGAATCGTATCAAGGCGCTGGAGAAAAAGGCATTTTTTTATGCCCTCATAACCGGTGGGCTTGTTTTAGTTTTGGCTTTTTTTATATCAACGTCCATTGCAAATATGGTCAAGGAAAAATATCAGCGTGAAAAGCAAATGGAATTTCAGGCGATTCAGAAAGAAAAATTGGCATCTATGGGCCTTCTAACCTCCGGTCTTGCCCATGAATTGAACACGCCTTTGGCAAATGCGTTGCTTTATACGCAAATTGCCCTTGAAGAGATGGAAGAGCAACCTTTTGACAAGGAGAGCATATCTCAGCATTTGTTAACTGTAATTGATGAAATTAAGCATGGCAGCAGTGTCATAAAAAATCTTTTGTATTTCTCAAGACACACACAAAGTGACCTGCAAACAGTCAATTGCAATGATCTTCTGACAAAATTGATGGAAATCACTATTCCTCACTGTGACGCAAAAAATATTCATGTTGAAATGACTTTAATGCCTGATATTCCGGATGTTCTGGCAGATCCCAGCACCCTGCAGTCCATCGTCACGAATCTTGTGGCAAACGCCATCGAGGCCATGCCTGATGGCGGCGTTCTTACATTGAGCACCCGCTATATTCCAGTCTTGAAACTGGTAAAAATTGAGGTAACAGATTCCGGTATCGGTATCTGCCAGGAGGATATGTCAAATATATTTAATCCGTTTTATTCAACCAAAAAGCCGGGGGAGGGAACGGGCTTGGGACTTTTTATCAGTTATGAAATGGCAAGGAAACTGGGCGGTGATTTAAAGGTGGTCAGTTCAACCCAGGACGATGCGAGCAAACCTGGGACAAATTTCACCCTTGAACTTCCAACTGGGGATTAG
- a CDS encoding GNAT family N-acetyltransferase: MAKSTYWADSYIDKRCSAQEALKHIRPGQRIFIGSSCAEPQHLVQELSEISTRFIDLEIVRLLSIENGPLTLIANESPSHQFKIRSFYLGSCGCSIIKKNQRFITPINLSQIPHLFKSGLMPLNAALIQATPPDDFGWMSLGVSVDINLSACETADIVICQINPQMPRVLGRSFIHVNDVDFIVEHEDPLLTIQPLPEHESGITIAKLISRLIEDGSTIQTSLGFTTEVIKTALSNKNDIGIHSQYLSDAIMHLFSMGVITNKKKGFNNGKLVAGAAVGSPQLYEFLDDNPSIEFYPSDYINNPGIIGRHNKMVTLNTAMAIDLTGQVAADALPLNNYTGINGLLDFTRGAAMSEGGKSILVMTSTMDHGQKSRIVPLLTEHAVVVPRGDVQFVATEYGLVNLFGKTLQERVMALVSIAHPDFRDELFAAAKEMGLVDSKRKFNQANKGIYPFKYEETIIIKNIPITFRPAKPVDERFIQEHYYTMNRGDIVSRFFHEKKSFAYDQIETTYDIDYINDQTIVATIGELGFEKVIAVGEYFRNITINMAEVAYSVSKEYQGMGIATILQKKINQAAIDNGIKGLIAYISPHNKSMISLFHKQPYKVKTEKNEDVFILSCLFSEPKADDDGGKALGDAILSMG; encoded by the coding sequence ATGGCAAAATCCACTTACTGGGCAGATTCCTACATAGATAAACGTTGCAGTGCCCAAGAGGCCCTGAAACATATCCGGCCTGGTCAACGCATATTCATAGGCTCATCCTGTGCTGAACCCCAGCATCTTGTCCAAGAGCTATCCGAAATCTCCACAAGATTCATTGATCTTGAAATCGTGCGCCTGCTAAGCATTGAAAATGGACCGTTAACGCTTATCGCTAATGAGTCCCCATCCCATCAGTTCAAAATCAGGTCCTTTTATTTAGGTTCCTGCGGTTGCAGTATTATAAAAAAAAATCAACGATTTATTACGCCTATAAACCTATCCCAGATCCCGCACCTGTTCAAATCCGGACTCATGCCGTTGAATGCAGCCCTGATCCAGGCCACGCCGCCCGATGACTTTGGCTGGATGAGTCTTGGGGTTTCCGTGGACATTAATCTTTCAGCCTGCGAAACTGCCGATATTGTCATATGCCAGATTAACCCCCAAATGCCCCGGGTCCTGGGCAGAAGCTTTATCCATGTTAATGATGTTGATTTTATTGTGGAACATGAGGACCCGCTTTTAACCATCCAGCCGCTCCCTGAACATGAGTCAGGCATTACTATTGCCAAACTTATTTCACGTCTCATCGAAGACGGTTCAACCATCCAGACAAGTCTTGGCTTCACCACTGAAGTAATTAAGACGGCCTTGTCAAATAAAAATGATATTGGGATTCATTCACAATACTTGTCAGATGCAATCATGCACCTTTTCTCCATGGGGGTGATTACGAATAAAAAGAAAGGATTTAATAACGGAAAGCTTGTGGCCGGCGCAGCCGTAGGCTCCCCTCAGCTTTATGAATTTCTTGATGATAACCCCTCCATTGAATTTTACCCCTCGGATTATATCAACAATCCGGGAATCATCGGTCGTCACAATAAAATGGTAACCCTGAACACAGCTATGGCCATTGATCTTACCGGCCAAGTGGCTGCCGATGCCCTGCCGTTGAACAATTACACAGGAATTAATGGTCTGCTTGATTTCACCCGGGGGGCAGCCATGTCCGAAGGAGGAAAATCCATCCTCGTGATGACATCTACCATGGATCACGGGCAAAAAAGCCGGATAGTGCCCCTTTTAACAGAACACGCTGTGGTGGTGCCAAGGGGAGATGTCCAGTTTGTGGCTACAGAATACGGACTGGTGAATCTTTTTGGCAAAACACTTCAGGAACGGGTCATGGCCCTGGTATCCATTGCCCATCCGGATTTCAGGGATGAATTGTTTGCCGCAGCCAAAGAAATGGGTCTGGTTGACAGTAAACGCAAATTTAATCAGGCCAATAAAGGAATCTATCCGTTTAAATATGAGGAAACTATTATTATAAAAAATATTCCCATTACCTTCAGGCCGGCAAAGCCGGTGGATGAGCGCTTTATCCAGGAACATTATTACACTATGAATCGTGGAGATATCGTTTCCAGGTTTTTTCATGAAAAAAAAAGTTTTGCCTATGATCAAATTGAAACTACCTATGACATTGATTATATCAATGACCAGACGATCGTGGCTACGATAGGCGAACTGGGATTTGAAAAAGTTATTGCCGTGGGCGAATATTTCAGAAACATCACCATTAACATGGCTGAAGTTGCCTATTCCGTATCAAAAGAATACCAGGGTATGGGAATTGCCACTATTTTACAGAAAAAAATCAATCAAGCGGCCATTGACAACGGTATTAAAGGACTGATTGCCTATATTTCTCCACATAACAAAAGCATGATCAGCCTTTTTCATAAACAGCCATATAAAGTCAAAACTGAAAAAAATGAAGACGTGTTTATTTTAAGCTGCCTGTTCAGTGAACCTAAAGCAGATGACGACGGCGGCAAAGCCCTGGGCGACGCCATTCTATCTATGGGTTAA
- a CDS encoding transposase — MSLAQNASKNIVDRLTWHTANRDQTGIAKDLAEGKDIPEVYGLGEAGLFDEFFYFLDHFEFTNLLMELEPKSKQRNSPVPFMRIIFIYMMRIVAGLHFFWHTDSVILRSQALMRLVGFNGREIKEGTCNRGKKKSSCDEKAPIPIRGPVSCDFIKNTMASIVAPTLEKMFNRGISILAAHKFFPKKIHALLDASEIESTEKCNGCGKVTKEKPPELKLRKKRIRKVLETVFGFKIWVVWDPNSRLPLAMRFATIEVHDITFAQEVVQQAIDNLGEHAKITSLAIDRGFTDGIFLWWLNSKTITFFIPAKSSLNVYDDALSLIGTGHSEIKDEIRTVGAGKNKTTVTDHWDVEGLEGLTSAEFYGPQGSGSHQNSKGFVANPINAVVVKDDPFKANNPGSKTLIILTNGPVDKPLVVYDAYDARSEIENALFREAKQAWFIERPPINTKSGFIVHVYLTIFVMALTTAFRDWIDQQDKLEKKGQDTRIRKFRQKVKEENGNKLIIFDKDRYAIFDAYEVFILCGRNVLRPTGTPETITPQDILTKYGVQLE; from the coding sequence ATGAGTTTAGCCCAAAATGCATCAAAAAATATAGTAGACCGCTTGACCTGGCATACAGCAAACAGGGACCAAACAGGCATCGCCAAAGATCTTGCCGAAGGTAAAGATATCCCTGAAGTATATGGCCTTGGGGAAGCTGGATTATTCGATGAGTTTTTTTACTTTCTTGATCATTTCGAATTTACCAACCTGCTCATGGAACTTGAACCAAAATCAAAACAAAGAAACAGTCCGGTCCCATTCATGCGTATCATTTTTATTTATATGATGCGTATTGTGGCTGGCCTTCATTTTTTTTGGCACACAGACTCTGTTATTCTTCGAAGTCAGGCCTTAATGCGTCTTGTCGGCTTTAACGGCAGGGAGATAAAAGAAGGGACTTGCAATAGGGGTAAGAAAAAATCCTCTTGCGATGAAAAAGCGCCCATTCCAATCCGAGGACCGGTATCTTGTGATTTCATAAAAAATACAATGGCATCAATTGTTGCACCAACCCTGGAAAAAATGTTTAACAGGGGAATATCGATTTTAGCGGCACATAAGTTTTTTCCAAAAAAAATTCATGCTCTGCTTGATGCTTCCGAGATTGAATCAACAGAAAAATGTAACGGCTGTGGTAAAGTAACCAAAGAAAAACCGCCCGAACTCAAACTTCGTAAAAAGCGCATTCGAAAAGTTCTGGAAACTGTTTTTGGATTTAAAATATGGGTGGTTTGGGATCCAAACAGCCGCCTTCCTTTAGCCATGCGTTTTGCTACAATTGAGGTTCATGACATAACTTTTGCTCAGGAAGTGGTTCAGCAGGCAATTGACAATCTGGGGGAACATGCCAAAATCACTTCCCTTGCCATTGACCGTGGGTTCACGGACGGCATTTTTTTATGGTGGCTCAACAGTAAAACCATCACCTTTTTTATTCCTGCTAAATCCAGTTTGAATGTTTATGACGATGCCCTGTCTTTAATTGGTACAGGCCATTCGGAAATTAAAGACGAAATACGCACTGTGGGTGCCGGTAAAAACAAGACAACGGTTACAGATCATTGGGATGTTGAAGGTCTGGAAGGGTTAACGTCAGCAGAATTCTACGGACCACAGGGCAGCGGCAGCCATCAAAACTCCAAAGGCTTTGTCGCCAATCCCATCAATGCTGTTGTGGTTAAGGATGATCCTTTTAAGGCTAATAATCCCGGTTCCAAAACCCTGATTATTCTTACAAATGGACCTGTTGACAAGCCCTTGGTGGTTTATGACGCATACGACGCCCGCAGTGAAATTGAAAACGCCTTATTTAGAGAGGCCAAGCAGGCCTGGTTCATAGAAAGGCCACCTATAAATACGAAATCCGGTTTTATCGTTCATGTGTATCTCACCATTTTTGTCATGGCACTGACAACGGCTTTCAGGGATTGGATAGACCAACAGGATAAATTGGAGAAAAAAGGTCAAGACACCAGAATCAGGAAGTTCAGACAAAAAGTTAAAGAAGAAAATGGAAACAAGCTGATTATATTTGATAAGGATCGGTATGCAATATTTGATGCGTATGAAGTTTTCATTCTATGTGGCAGGAATGTACTCCGGCCAACCGGCACACCAGAAACGATCACCCCTCAAGACATATTAACAAAATATGGTGTACAACTGGAATAA
- a CDS encoding glycogen/starch synthase yields the protein MPNRPRVLIVTPEVTYLPEGICPGDDDYSAKAGGLADVSAALISALYDLSCDVHVAIPDYRSIDHGDNEPRSHQEMGKIHRRLHEKRIHFAVDRVFLYKDGVYSGYSDKDLKVSLAFQREVINNIIPRVKPDIIHCNDWMTGLIPAMARRYEIPCLFTIHNIHTMTSTLAEIEDRGIDAAAFWQQLYFKRPPFNYEESWNTNRVDFLMSGVFSAHYVNTVSPSFLREIVENRHSFVAPELKNELTHKWYAGCATGILNAPEPEFNPAVDDMVRFNYGPKNHLAQKKKNKIFLQKSVGLEINPDAPVFFWPSRLDPVQKGCTLLAETMYDIISRYWDTGIQIVSVADGPYQRHFHDIVDFHNLHRRISIWGFNEHLSHQAFASSDFIFMPSSFEPCGLPQMIGGIYGSLPIVFDTGGLHDTVKKLDVDHSTGNGFLFDVHDAQGLNWAVDRAMDFFRLDPDEKERQLRRIMTESVLEFNHTRCAESYIKLYEKMLKRPFLV from the coding sequence ATGCCTAATAGACCAAGAGTTCTTATTGTAACCCCTGAAGTCACTTATCTGCCCGAGGGTATCTGCCCTGGTGACGATGATTACTCAGCTAAAGCCGGAGGCCTGGCAGATGTGTCAGCAGCACTGATCTCCGCGTTGTATGATTTAAGCTGCGATGTTCATGTAGCCATACCCGACTACAGGTCCATTGATCACGGCGATAACGAACCAAGGAGTCACCAGGAGATGGGAAAAATCCACCGGCGCCTGCATGAGAAACGGATTCATTTTGCCGTGGACCGGGTGTTCCTTTACAAAGACGGTGTCTATTCCGGCTATTCGGATAAGGATCTCAAGGTGTCCCTGGCATTTCAGCGGGAGGTGATCAACAACATCATCCCAAGAGTGAAACCGGACATCATCCATTGCAACGACTGGATGACCGGACTGATTCCGGCCATGGCCAGACGATACGAAATCCCGTGCCTGTTCACCATTCACAACATTCATACCATGACCTCCACCCTGGCCGAAATTGAGGACAGGGGGATTGATGCGGCTGCGTTCTGGCAGCAACTCTACTTCAAACGTCCGCCCTTTAACTACGAAGAAAGCTGGAATACCAACCGGGTGGATTTTTTGATGTCAGGGGTATTTTCCGCCCATTATGTGAACACGGTAAGTCCCTCCTTCCTGCGTGAGATTGTTGAAAACCGTCACTCATTTGTGGCACCGGAACTCAAGAATGAGCTGACCCATAAATGGTATGCAGGATGTGCCACAGGCATTTTAAATGCGCCTGAGCCCGAATTCAATCCAGCCGTGGATGACATGGTCCGGTTCAATTACGGGCCCAAAAACCACCTTGCCCAGAAAAAAAAGAATAAAATTTTTCTGCAAAAATCCGTGGGCCTTGAAATAAATCCCGATGCTCCTGTGTTTTTCTGGCCCTCCCGCCTGGATCCTGTGCAGAAGGGTTGCACGCTTCTGGCAGAAACCATGTATGATATTATTTCCCGTTACTGGGATACAGGTATTCAAATTGTATCCGTGGCAGACGGCCCATACCAAAGACACTTCCACGATATTGTCGATTTCCATAACCTGCACCGACGGATCAGTATCTGGGGATTCAACGAACATTTGTCCCACCAGGCCTTTGCATCCAGTGATTTTATCTTCATGCCCTCCTCATTTGAGCCGTGCGGCCTGCCCCAAATGATCGGAGGAATTTACGGCAGCCTGCCCATTGTATTTGACACAGGCGGCCTGCATGACACGGTCAAAAAACTGGATGTAGATCATTCAACGGGCAATGGATTTCTTTTTGATGTCCACGATGCCCAGGGATTGAACTGGGCCGTGGACCGCGCCATGGATTTTTTCCGCCTGGATCCGGATGAAAAAGAACGCCAGCTCCGCAGAATCATGACTGAATCCGTACTTGAATTCAACCATACCCGATGCGCTGAAAGCTATATTAAACTATATGAAAAAATGCTCAAAAGACCATTCTTGGTTTAA
- a CDS encoding sigma-54 dependent transcriptional regulator, producing MSVVPFKILIVEDDVTLNRGLMHVIKKMGYDVYSTKSGEQALKQIKQHSFDLVISDFKLPGIDGKQVLKAAKQYDAGIMFIMITAYGTVDTAVSAMKEGAEDYILKPFDMEEFKVVVKKTLEKKFLLIDNIHLKRQLKQEYSFDNIIGNSPSMMEVFKTIHHVKDSKSTVLICGETGTGKELVAKAIHYNGDRAAKPYIPVNCAAINENLMSSELFGHVKGAYTGAISDKQGFFEAADGGTLFLDEIGDIGKGLQQTLLRAIESGEIRPVGSFERKIVQVRIIAATNRNLEDMVEKGRFREDLYYRLNVVTISLPPLRERIGDIALLAFYFLRRYAAQNNKQIDQISYDALKLMEKYNWPGNVRELENIIERATLFEESPALTVESLPSIFRHAVSRNPRRNVNSLDQMNRTHIEEVLESTGGNKTEASKILGINRSTLYRIMKRFKI from the coding sequence ATGAGTGTGGTTCCGTTTAAAATATTAATCGTGGAAGATGATGTGACTTTAAACAGAGGCTTAATGCATGTCATTAAAAAAATGGGGTACGATGTATATTCCACAAAGTCCGGAGAACAAGCCCTGAAACAAATCAAGCAGCATTCATTTGATTTGGTGATTTCAGATTTCAAACTGCCTGGCATTGACGGTAAGCAGGTTTTAAAAGCAGCAAAACAATACGATGCGGGTATCATGTTTATCATGATCACGGCATATGGCACAGTAGATACAGCCGTTTCTGCCATGAAAGAAGGGGCTGAAGATTATATCCTTAAACCCTTTGATATGGAAGAATTTAAGGTTGTAGTCAAAAAGACGTTGGAGAAGAAATTTCTGCTCATCGATAATATCCATTTAAAACGTCAGTTAAAACAGGAATATTCCTTTGATAATATCATAGGGAACAGCCCCTCAATGATGGAGGTTTTTAAAACGATCCACCATGTAAAAGATTCCAAAAGCACAGTACTGATTTGTGGCGAAACCGGTACCGGAAAAGAACTGGTGGCAAAGGCCATACATTATAATGGAGACAGGGCAGCAAAACCCTACATCCCGGTGAATTGTGCCGCAATCAATGAAAATTTGATGAGCAGTGAATTATTCGGACATGTTAAAGGCGCATATACCGGAGCGATATCGGATAAGCAGGGTTTTTTTGAGGCTGCCGACGGGGGCACCTTGTTCCTTGATGAAATCGGGGATATTGGCAAAGGGCTTCAACAAACCCTTCTAAGAGCTATTGAGAGTGGAGAAATTCGACCGGTAGGATCATTTGAACGGAAGATCGTTCAGGTTCGGATTATCGCTGCTACTAATAGAAATCTTGAGGATATGGTTGAAAAAGGTCGCTTCAGAGAAGATTTGTACTATAGACTTAATGTTGTCACCATCAGTTTACCGCCATTGCGTGAACGCATTGGGGACATTGCACTGTTGGCCTTTTATTTTTTGAGACGTTATGCTGCCCAGAACAACAAACAGATTGATCAAATATCCTACGATGCCTTAAAATTAATGGAAAAATACAATTGGCCCGGAAATGTGAGAGAGTTAGAAAACATTATCGAAAGAGCCACTTTATTTGAAGAAAGCCCTGCGTTAACAGTAGAAAGCCTTCCCAGCATTTTTAGACACGCTGTCTCAAGAAATCCTCGCAGGAATGTCAATTCATTGGATCAGATGAACAGAACGCACATTGAGGAAGTGCTGGAATCCACCGGAGGTAATAAAACCGAGGCCTCCAAAATTCTGGGTATCAATCGTTCTACGCTTTATCGGATTATGAAACGATTCAAAATTTAA